TGGCCGCGGTGCTGGAGTATCTGACTGCTGAAATCTTGGAGCTGGCTGGCAACGCCGCCCGGGACAACAAGAAAACCCGCATCATCCCCCGCCACTTGCAGCTGGCTATCCGCAACGACGAGGAGCTGAACAAGCTGTTGGGCAAAGTCACCATCGCCCAGGGTGGGGTCCTGCCCAACATCCAGGCGGTGCTGCTGCCCAAGAAAACCGAGAGCCACAAAGCCAAGGGCAAGTGAGCAGGCTACTGCTGCTGCCTTCCAGGCGAGGGAGATCCCTGCTACTCGGAGCATGTCAACCCCAAAGGCTCTTTTCAGAGCCACTCACAATGTCAAGCTAAGAGTTGTTAATCCCTGTTGTGTCGCTTTGGGGTTGTTGCTTTTATGGGGGTGTTGCGAAGGGAACATGGAGCAGTTCAGTAAAAACTCACGGCCAGGTTGCTATCCCGGTCAAAAACGGGTGGCAAGaatatacagaaagaaaaggagtacttgtggcaccttaagaatATACAGAAGACCCATAGTTCTCTATGAAAACACGCCCCAGGGGTAGAAAACCTCTCCTGATCCCTTCCCAGAGAACTGAAAACGGTGCAGCAGGTAATGAGAACAAGTAACAAGGTCCTTTGCCAGATGTGGGGGCGACAGACGTAgtaattttacaaaaagaaaaggagtacttgtggcaccttagagactaaccaatttatttgagcataagctttcgtgagctacagctcactttatcggatgcatactgtggaaagtgtagaagatctttttatatacacacaaagcatgaaaaaatacctcctcccaccccactctcctgctggtaatggcttatctaaagtgatcactctccttacaatgtgtatgataatcaagttgggccatttccagcacaaatccaggttttctcaaccccacccccaccccacaaacccactctcctgctgataatagcttatctaaataaAGCGAGGCAGACAAAGTGCTGGAGGCGGGTTGCGCCTTTTCCCGTGCTGTAGGGGCTGCTAGGCTGTCTCAGGGCGAAGAACAATAAAACGGCtaccctgggtcagaccaaaggtccatctggcccagtatccggtcttccgagAGTGGGAAGGAAAGCGGGTGGAATCGGGAGGGCGGCGGAATTCACCCCAGCCCGGCAATTTCAAACGGTACAAACGGCTGCGCGCCATGCTGCCAGCAAATCAGCGAAGGGGCCCCAGGGCACGCAcgcccccttctcccaccccccgcaCGCCTGTGTGGGATGGAGGGTCGGGGAGGGTGGTGTCTCCCGCCAATCCCCGGGCAGCCCGGGAAATTCAAAAAGCTCAACTACCCCTGCTGCGAGTTACTGAAAATCCGCGGGAGGCGCAGAACCCGCAGACCAGGGAACCTTCAGCAAGACCTCCACTTCCCTTCTATCCCTGCCAGCAGTGAGCACCCAAAACCGCACAGTACCCctctatgcccccccccccaggcactgAGCACTCCTCCCACTTCCCTTGTATCcccctaggccaggggttctcaaactgggggtctggGGACCCCTGAGGCGGTTGCGAGGTGATTATATGGAGGGTCGCAAGCTGTCAAgctccaccccaaatcctgctttgcctccagcatgtaTAATAGTGTTAAGTATATAAAAcagggtttttaatttataacgggggagggtcgcactcagagacttgctacgTGAAGGGGGttaccagtaaaaaagtttgagagccactgccctaggcTCTGAGCAGACCCCCTCCCAGTGTCCCCTCCATCCGCCTGGGCCCTGAGCAAGCCCCCCGCATGGCCCGCTATATCCCCCCCCAAGTGCCCCTCAGGCACTGAGGAAAGTCCCTCCCAGTGTCCCCTCCATTCCCCCTCAGGCACTGAGCAttggcaagctcccccctccaaTGTGTCCCTCTATCCCCTCCCAGGCATTGAGCACACTCCAGGGTCCGCTCTATGGCCAGGCGCTTAGCGCTCTGCTCTAGGGAGTGGAAACAGAGGGGTTAAGTCACCTCTCCCCAATCCCTGCTCAGCCCGGGAAATTTAAACCCCTCAACGGTCGCCCTGCTGCTCctagccaatcaggagccaggaCTGGGCTATAAATGGGTCACAAGAGAGGCTAGGCGTTTATTGCTCTGTggcaggactggagaagggctggtAGCGCGCTGCAGCGAGCATGGCCCGTACCAAGCAGACGGCTCGTAAATCCACCGGTGGCAAAGCGCCCCGCAAGCAGCTCGCCACTAAAGCTGCCCGGAAAAGCGCCCCCGCCACGGGCGGGGTGAAGAAGCCCCATCGCTACCGCCCCGGCACCGTGGCGCTGCGGGAAATCCGCCGCTACCAGAAATCCACCGAGCTGCTGATCCGCAAGCTgcccttccagcgcctggtgcgGGAGATCGCCCAGGACTTCAAGACGGACTTGCGCTTCCAGAGCTCGGCCGTCATGGCCTTGCAGGAGGCGAGCGAGGCTTATCTGGTGGGGCTCTTCGAGGACACCAACCTGTGCGCCATCCACGCCAAGCGAGTCACCATCATGCCCAAGGACATCCAGCTAGCGCGCCGCATCCGCGGGGAGAGAGCCTAGAGCCGCTCCCCTCGGACCCGCCGGCTCCTAAACCAACCCCCCAAAGGCTCTTCTAAGAGCCACCACGTGCCCACGCAGAAGAGTTGAAATTCACCCTTTATCTGCCTCCTAGAACAAGGTCACACTGGCTAAGTGCCTTCTCGGCACCGGAGTCAAATCATTACAACACTTGTGCTACTCCGCTTCCTAGATAATGTCGCAATGAGTTGGTTCTGCAATTACGAATCTGTTTATACAATCACAAACGAAGGAAAAACTTGGAATTTAGCGTCTGGCCTTACAAGGCAGTACCCGCAGTCCCTAAACCCCTTCCCGGTAGAGGCAGGAGTTCAGTACAAACAtgaccattttaattttaaaacgcCCCTTTTGAAAACGTAGCTTCTCCAGTGCTCAAACCAGCCTGCCCAGACGGGGTCTGGTGTTCAGGGAAGAAGAAACCCGAGGAAGGCAGCGGCCACAGAGTTTCTCTAGGGCGCGGAAACGAAtcaatcaaatatttgttttatcaCCATCTTGCTTCTGGCCTGCAACAACTGAGTGAAGATTCGGAGTCGGTCTGAGCACAAGGGTCTGGCTCCGTATTTGCAACTTCTCTTGTTTggagaaaaggttttttttgtttgttttttcttttgaaataaaagaAGCCGTTTTATTCAACACCGCCCCCGTCCCTAGGCGGTGGATTGATATGCAAATGACCGGGAAGGCGGGGGGGAACAGGGATGAACTAATTGCGGAAGTTCAGAAAATAAGCAGCTCTCCGGTCCGCTGCCCGCCACTGCTGCCCCCAAGTTCAATCAAGCACCCCGAGAAGTTGGTACGGAGGCTTCTAAACAAAGTCAgttcccaaccccccaccccttcaccaaACACCCTGAAACACGGCACCTCCTACCCTTCTGCCAGCATCTCTCTCTAATCCGGTTCCCGCGCCCGAATCCTCCCGAGGGGAGTGGGGAAAAGGAGTGACCGTGTCCCCTGCGGAGTGTTTTTCCTCCCTGGACTGAACCGCACCAGCAAGGAGGACAAGGAGACTTGTgcgcgggggtggggagggagaggtgctctCGCTGCTGCCAGGGTTCATCCCTGCATTTACTCTATTCCTTCGCCGGCGGAGGGCTAAAGCCGGGCTGGGTCTAAATCCGTGTTGGCTCAGCGGCGCAGCGTGTATTCACTCGGAGCTGCAAACTCCAGCTCCTTGCCTTGTATAGCGCGGTATGGAGAGAAACTTGCATCGCCTCCctggtggtctagtggttaggattCGGCGCTCTCACCGCCGCGGCCCGGGTTCGATTCCCGGTCAGGGAAGgagttccattttattttttttttccccaagaccaTTATTTTTGCCCTGTGGCATTTTGTGCAGACCGATCTATAGGAGTCCC
This is a stretch of genomic DNA from Chelonia mydas isolate rCheMyd1 chromosome 23, rCheMyd1.pri.v2, whole genome shotgun sequence. It encodes these proteins:
- the LOC102939974 gene encoding histone H2A type 2-C-like, which produces MSGRGKQGGKARAKAKSRSSRAGLQFPVGRVHRLLRKGNYAERVGAGAPVYMAAVLEYLTAEILELAGNAARDNKKTRIIPRHLQLAIRNDEELNKLLGKVTIAQGGVLPNIQAVLLPKKTESHKAKGK
- the LOC102940196 gene encoding histone H3, which codes for MARTKQTARKSTGGKAPRKQLATKAARKSAPATGGVKKPHRYRPGTVALREIRRYQKSTELLIRKLPFQRLVREIAQDFKTDLRFQSSAVMALQEASEAYLVGLFEDTNLCFVVMSGRGKGGKGLGKGGAKRHRKVLRDNIQGITKPAIRRLARRGGVKRISGLIYEETRGVLKVFLENVIRDAVTYTEHAKRKTVTAMDVVYALKRQGRTLYGFGG